Genomic DNA from Equus asinus isolate D_3611 breed Donkey chromosome 10, EquAss-T2T_v2, whole genome shotgun sequence:
atgAGGGACTGCTACACAATATAGCCCTTCTTTTTCCCTTAAAGATGGTGGAATAAAGCTGACTTCAGTTTTCTACCTGTAAGTTTCCACAATTCAAGCCTGTTTTCACAAGGAAATAATCAGTGAGGAAGACAGATACTTTACCTGGAAATTGAGTACAGTAATATTTTAACAGAATATTTGAGTACAAcattagtatttaaaatataaatggtaaCATTTATTTTAGCAAATTTACATCACAGAAAATAGTACAGCCAAATACAATGTTTACAAACAATTTCCTGTCAAAAAGCTGCTTAAATACTCATAAAAGTTACCTTTATATGCATCACTATCTCAGTTTTTAAAACTATGTGTATAAATGTATTGTCAAGAGTTAGAAAACAACTTGTAAGTAAATGCTCTCTCTATAAAATATCTTTGATCTCCTTTATGTTCTGTGAAATTTCATCAAATACTCTTGCAGttttataatcaaaataaaattcaatattatttAACTTTCATTTTGACATTTTCGCATTGGGGATTTTGCACTGACTCCTGTTTGCGTTTTGTTTCATGCTGTTACGCTGCTATGAAGATCACCGGCAGCAAGATTCTGAGACTCCGTGATAACCTGCTTTAATGCAATCTGCCCAAAGGAAGCGGAATACTTATTACTGTTATCAAGTTTGCCCCTTTCCAGTGAAACCACACTTAttgcagtttttgaaagtaagaCCAAAGAGTTTACAAACATATGACAAtgagatgaaaataaatgagtaGGACAAAGTTCTTTTGTATGTCTTTAAATTGTAATTGGAGTAGGCACCTTactctttcctcttttaactCAAAACCACCCACAGCTCCTGGCTTGCcctagcaaaacaaaaaaaaaagaaaaaagaaaagaaaagaaaaatccaattaGAGGTTTGTGATAAATGGAATGACAAAGGGAGGAAGACTTAGATAGACATTCTGCCATGGAACTGGAGTTGCAAAAATTACGATCGCTAATGGGATAAGAAACTTCCTCTTCAGCTGTGAGGGATTACGAACATGTCATCCCCCAAACATGCTGCTTTGGCATACTGACTTTTTGGAACTGAGAGCACTAGGGAAACAGTAGATGCAAGAAGGACTACTTGACCTCCCCTTTTCTACCCAAAAGCAGGTCAGATCATTTCCTATTGGAATGTGCTCTCCTTGTCTCAGGAAGAGAACATTCTTATTACTACAGACTGGGTTTTGATGCCAAAACAGACCTGCAAAATAAACCTACTAAAAtaactcttcccttcccttcattTCCCTATACATTTTCTAAGCAGTCTCCCATAATTGGCTGCTCCTTGCCCTTTTGTCTTGTCACATACCTACaatttattgttctttctttaaaaagtatataaacttTTGAGATTAACTGCTTCTTTGggttcattttccttttgaagatACCTAAGTAcacataaacattaaaataaaatatgtatgctTTTCTCATGTTAACCTGTCTTAAGTTACTTTAATGCTGAGGCTTAGCCACAAAACCTAAGAGGATAGGAAGAATTTTTCCTCTGCTACAGTAGGATGGCATACAGATTTAGCTGTGTGCTGAAACAGAACATTTCACTATTTGTTGTGAGACTTTGGATATAGCTTTAGATATTCTGATGGAAAATGAAGGTTTAGGAAAAATGTTGATGTATGCATTAAGTTTTTAATATCCATGGTAGGTAATTTTGACAATAATTTCCTTAAATGTgtattgctttaaaaatgaaaataattagacattcaggaaaaatatttttggtttaatATATACTAGAAAACAACATCTCAGAGTTTAAACTAAGAAAAATTCCAAGCATTGGCATTTGCAAGAAACTCCTGATTTCATTATATTCTCTTGCCATAAAAATAGATGGTTTAAAACCTTGGTTGCCTAAGATAGTACTTCTGGTGATTTAACCTGCATACCAGGCGCCCCGGGGAACTTGTTGTAATGCATAGTCTCATTCAATATGTCTAGggtgagattctgcatttctaaccagctcccagatGACCCTGATGCTTCAAGTCCATTGGTCACACTTTGAGGAGCAAGACTTTAGGAGGCAATCAAGTGGAGAACACTTATGCTAAAAAGTTTTGATAAGATTTATTTCTCCTAGCACTCTGATCCTCTTATTTGTTACTAAACTGAAGTGAAATAACTGAAGAGCATAAAGCTACTTCATTAACACAGGACAGGGAACATAGTACTGGAAAaccttctttttcctattttttcctctctctctgaattGAATTAGTTCATGCTGAAATGATtcttttcttgagtattttatgaGAATCTCACAATGCTGACACTTGTTTTACTGTGTTAGCCCATTCTTGTACTGTCCAGTcctaagattttccttttttccctccacttATTAACCTTATTACCtctgttaatattttgaaatcCATTTATATTATCCAGAATAATCCCTTATCCAATATTTCTCAACAAAATTCTCCAGTTGTGTttgcattcatgattaaaccaaCATCTGTGCTTAAGGATAGCACCTGCTTCATCACATGTGTTTGATAAGTGTTTATTGAGATAATTATTCAAGCTTCAAAGTGATGTTTGTAATAGCCCATCTACCAGATGGAGTAACACTGCTCCATTTAACAGAAACAACTTTTGGCCCATGGTTACTGTTAAGGTGTAAATTATGAAAACATTCAAATGAAATATTATGTGGGACTAAATTGTCATATTTTCTGATTGTTAATGCTTTATGTTCAGGGAGCTTGTGTTCTCTCTCTATAGCTATGTCATTCCACTAAAGCATACTTAAACACAGTAATTATAGAATATCTATTACAGTAGAATTCAAAAGTGCCGAGAGATGTCTGTATTAGGCGGTATCAATTTTACAACATAATTTTCAAGACTTACCATTTGCAAATATGGCTTGAGAATCCATTCTAAACTGCTCATTTTTGTTGATCTCTCAAATCCCTCTCATGTTTCTGACCAGAGCAATCTCCTTTGTGCTAGAACTTTCCTGAAAGCTTTCTTCACATCTTTGTTTCTCAGGGTGTATATGAGAGGATTTACCAATGGGGTGACCACACAGTAGAACACTGAGACCACCTTACCAATGGTGAAGTTGTATTTGGCTGGGGGGCGGACATAGGCGAAGATAATGGTGCCATAATAGATGGTGACCACAgtgaggtgggaggcacaggtggagaaagTTTTCTTCTTAGCATCCCTGGAAGACAGTCTAGTTATTGTGACCACAATATGGCCGTAGGAGGACATGGTGAGAAGGAAAGAACTTAGAATCACGATAGAGCTACATGTGTAGCCCAAGGCCTCCACCAAGAATGTGTCTGAGCAGGACAGTTTAAAAATGGGATCTGAGTCACAAAAGAAATGGTTGATCTTCCGGGGGCCGCAAAAGTTTAGATGAGAGATGAGTATGGTAGGTAGCAGAGGGGCAATGAAGCCTCCAACCCAAGATCCAGCTGAAAATCGCAGGCACACTGGAATACTCATGAGGAGTGAGTAATGTAGAGGGCTGCAGACAGCCAGGTaccggtcataggccatgacTGCCAGCAGGATGCACTCTGTAGCTCCCATGGAGAAAAAGAAGTAGTACTGAGTTATACAACCAGAAACAGAGATGGTGACAACTTGTGAGAGGCAGGTGGCCAGCAATTTAGGCACTGTAGCTGTGGTGTACCAGATCTCTAGGAAGGACAAATTTCCCAAGAAAATGTACATGGGTGTTTGAAGTGTGGAATCCATCAGaacaataaaaatgatgagaGTGTTTCCCATGAAGGAGAACAGATATACAGTGAGAAACATCACAAACAATGTGAGCCGCAGAGAGAGAACACCAgaaaacccaagaaaaatgaactcGGTCACTGCTGTTTTGTTTGTTACATCCATGGCTCATCTTCTCTGATCTGGAATGAACCAACAATGCCCAGAGTGTGGCAGATGAGCAAGAATGGAATATTTTCATGTTCCTTTATTTTGTGATGATAATGGAtctctaataataataaagatgaatGACTGACCAAAACATATTGGCgtctttataaacattttacattGCTCGACTCAGTTGACTTACGACATAAATCTCCAAGGTAAGCAGTCTAGTAATCTaccttacaaatgaagaaactaaggaagTAAATATCTTTTCCAGAGTTACATCACTTTAAATGGTGGGGCAGATGGTACccaagtagattttttaaaagatcacagtTCAAGCTAATACATAAAATATGGCTATTGGAAAAACATGACATTGTCCCATCACTAGTGATTTCACATCATAGAAATCAGAAGGTGGTAAAGAAACCGACAGCATGCAGATCAGAGGCCAGTGGATGGGGTGGGGCTCTCAGAATGGAGTTCCTAGGTCACACTAGTTGCGTTATGAAGACACACTGTTGCCTACAATTTTACATCTATGAGCTTGGTTATATGCCTCATTTAGGGTTTGGTGGGAGATTAGTACAGGGATGAATTTTatctccagaaaacaaaacagagagtaGGATACAATATATACGTGGAAACTTTTTTCCcataaatattaactttcctaATCTTGGTTTGTTTTCAGAAATAGTGCATCCAGCAGTTTTCCTACATTGGTTAGGAACAGTCaagcaaataatttaaattcaGAAACCCATTCATTCTTCATTGGACATAGAGTTttttttccaaatcttggctattttgaaagAACCCTTAATATGAGATATACTCACTTACCAATTTTTAGTGTACCAAACAGTATTTATAATTATGGTTATATGAAGTGtttttgccaaaataaaaatacataaatcctTTTTTTAGAGGAACAAAGTTTTCCAATAGGTGTATTCATGTACAAATGTGTTTTAGTGCCAAACTATCTAGACGGTAAGTATTcagcagaaaaaaattcttagtacccataataaaaattttatcatatatgtaaaatatattttttcattatattttaagaaGTCCCTGTGGTAAAGATACAGACTTGATATCTCCTATATCACAACGAAAAGAGTAGCCGAAAGAAACATGAAGGCAATTCGGTTCATGTCTAAAAATTCCTGTGTTAAACATTTATGGAAGTTTTGAATCATaaaactctattttaaaaatgtatataggCTTTATGCCACAGCATTAATGTTTCCTGTGATGTGTTGGTGATTGAATGGTGTATATATAGATCATACTTATAAACTTGACTCTTTAATCAAGTctagtaatttctattttatatatatatataatatatattttatatatatgttttatatacatgaaaaatatatatataaaatagaaattactagTTAGACTTGGTTAAAGAGTCAAGTTATGTTAACATGGTTAAGGGATATTTTATTTGTCCCACTAAAGCAACCTGGAGATATTTATCCCCTACAAATCCTAACATTTTTGCCATATTACTCTGAGTAACAAAAATAGAGTGCGCTTTTCACAGACTATAGCACtattcaaaaagatttaaaaaaatattacgACTAGAAATCAACCTAGAATTTATCATTGAAGAAAAGCATTTAAAGGAAAGAACTCgggctaattttttaaaacatttttttctgagtttgatTCTCTGGTTCTACAAgcaaattattaacatttttattatctgtGTAAGACAAAAGTCCAAAGTCTCTCATTGTGATTATTAAATGGGTATTTCATGACCATTTTTCTCCTAgcattaaccaaaagaaaacaaaaattatttggaaaggaTATAAGTAGTTCTTTGACaatggaagcaggccaacatcattccaaagagaaaatctcttttcttttcctaaaaaatcTCACAGTTATCTACttctatcttttgtaaaaatcccAAGCTGTATATAACATTAGAAGAGCACTAGATgattgagaaaattaattttaaattatctattacttccataaaaataaaataacttttaaatatgaaGAAGAACTTATGtatgttaaaatttatttagtGGTATTAATTTATAAGCTATAATTGCTTATACTATGTGCTAAATGAAGGTCTGAGGAAGAATATTGCCTCAGATTACAGAAGTTTCCAAAATTATAAAAGCACTGCTATGTAACTCCATTGCTTTCTAGGTAAGTGAGAAATAACAGCAATTACATCCCCCCAGGTATACTCACAGCCTTTATTCTGTATGGTTATTTTCAGGAATGGAATGTTACTAGCTATATTTTCTTTGACTCTCCTTTTCAGCTGTGTGTTAGAGCACACTGTATTCAATTTGTTCATGAGGGAAAGAAGTTAAAAATCTCCTCCCTTCTGTATTGGCTGTTTCACACCATCTGTGCCATAGATAAACACCAAATTCCTTGTGTTTTTTCCCCTGTAGGCAGGATGCAGGTAAACGCATGATCTGAGATTCCCGTTGAGAGGTGTGTTACAATTTCATCAGCCTTGAGCCTTGAGCCTTGGAAATATGCCCTCTGCCTTGGGACATCACAAAGATTCCCTCAGGACTTTCCTATGGAGATGGTCAGAGTAGTCTCCCCTTGGGACCAAAGGAAGAACACAGCAAATGTGGGAAGTACTAGAAATGTCTTCACAGGAACTGAAGGAATTGATTTCTAAGTGGCTTCATTAGTTGCCACTGCACATGGTGTTCACCCTTCAAAAAATTATTGCAGAATTGTATCCCTCCATATTTCAGCCCCCACAGGCATGGCCAGATGACTGTATTCTCTAGCACACAAAGTAGGCACGAGATCAGCATTTAAAAGACTTCCTTTGCAATAATAgagttataaaacaaacaaacaaaaaacccaaagaacAGCACTGGCATAGCATCTCTTTGTAGCAAATAAATCAGCTAAAAACATTTACCAGGTGTGTGTGGAAAACAATGCTGCTCAGTGTAGTGGATATTGAGGTTGAGTCATTTCACAGAAAGTTTAAGTTACAGGAGCATAGTGAATGTGTGTAGAGGGTATGCAAGACTGACAATCCTTGGGGCACAAAAAGACGAGAATGACAATCTAGATGACTGAATAAAGTAAATCTAGAGTACGTCCACGGATGTGTGGTGAAGATGGAACTTAGAACACAAGTTTGAGCTTGTTCATGTTAGTGAAGGGAAATAATGTTTTGGTCAACGTACTGTTTGAGAAAGTGGGTTATCCTATGTgtaaaaaaacccccacaaaactcAATCCTTGTGCATAAATACCAAGTGGATCAAACCTTCAggcaaaaagggaagaaattgcAAACCAGTGATTGTCATTGAGAAAGTGGAAGGTATCAGGAGATATTTGAAAATGTGTGGAGGCAGCTTGTTTGAAACAGCATGGGATCTTCGTGTCGTGTATTGACATGAGCATGAAGATTGTAAATTATCTAGAGATGCCAAATACCCTACACAAGTTATTAATAGTGATCCCACTTTGAATCACTGATTTAAAGGCAATAGAAGaggataaatttttaaaggaaaattttgcttcattgaggtcacattagtttatgtaaatttcaggtgtacatcaataTTTAcccaaggaacatgaaaacactaattcaaaaatatatatgcacccctatgttcattgcagcattattcacaatagccaagacatggaagcaacttaaaatagaatttttgagctataattgacatccTATAAATTACACTTATTATGAGTATagagttcaatgagttttgataaatgtatacacacatgtaacCACAACCACAATCATGAAATATAGCACTCTGATCTACTGCAGAAAGTTTCCTCATGCCACAAGCACTCAAGTCATTTCTTCCCTTAGACCCAAGCAATTATTGCTCTCGTTTTGTCACTATAGCttagctttgttttgtttagattGTCATAGAAACAGAATCATAGAACATATATTCTTTTATGTCAGCCTTTTTTCATTTACAGTCATGCATTAGAGATTGAATCAcactgttgtgtgtgtgtgttttacatctgttgccaattttcctctttttgtttgaggaagattgtcgctgagctaacatctgtgccagtcttcctctgtttcgtatgtgggatgctaccacagcatggcttgatgagcagtgtataagttcctgcccaggatccaaacccatgaaccctgggctggagaagtggagcacacaaacctacccactatgccaccaggccagccccttgttgtGTGGTTTAAGTCTGTCCTTCTTTATTGCTGAGGTGTAACCTATAGAAGACATATACCAAACTTCATCCATTTACTTATTGGTAAATATTAAGATCACTTCAAATTTGGAGTTATTAAGAATaaaattgctatgaactttcatgtacaaatttttgtataCAGAtatgtttcctttgccttgaataAAAGCTAGAATTGtaatttctgggtcatagggtaaGTATCTACTTAAATTAATGAGAAATtgctaaaagttttccaaagttgttgcaacattttacattcccatcagcagtgacGAGTGTTCCActgtccacatcctcaccaatgcttgatattgtccctcTTTAATTTTAGTTGTTCTAGTGAGTGTGTAGTGTTTTCATGTGtcactttgcatttttcttacaGCTTATGTTagtgagaatcttttcatgtgttcactgACCAATCTTATGAAACTTTCATTAAGTGTTTAAAttatgtgaatttaaaaatagattgttTATTCACAAATTAGTATGTTCTATTAGTTATATATAAGTGtatttgtgtttattcttttccaatttttggctTGTTTTCTATTCTCTTACCACTGATTTCTAAACAGCAAAAGATTAAATTTGATgaaatcaatattatttttatttttcatgattaaTGCTTTTTGATGTGTGTCTTATATAAGACTTAGACTATTCTGGTTTCATGTAGATgttcttctctattttcctctGGAAATtatatggttttgccttttctatttaGATCAATGATCCTTGTCTAGTGAATTTTTTGCAAGGTATGAAGTAACATtagatattctattttttcttcctttacagattttctatactattttaacaaataaaaatctttccCAATTGAATTTACTaggcccatttaaaaaaaaataggttgaCTATAAATTTGTGGGTCTATTCTTGAACTCTTTACCTGAtctatttgtttctatttatgcAAATACAGTCTTGGCTAACATTCCTCAATAACCAGTCGGGAAATAAGGTAGTTAAAGTGCTccaatttggttttctttttcaaaattatttagtCTGATCTAAATCTTTGGATTTCCATACACATTTCAGGAGCAGCAAACCAATTTACATACACACGAGCCTTCCCGGAACTTGAGTCTCCTGATGCATGAACATGCTATACCTGGCCATTTATTCagctttctttaatttctcttgcagtattttgtaattttacatGCAAAGGTCTTCCACATACTTTGCTAATTTtcctgtatattttatattttgatgttaTTAGAGTGTTTTTAACTAAttgcattttctaaaagtttgttcTTGTTaggatgtaaaataaaaattgatttttgtataatgACCTTGCCATCTGTGATCTAACTAAATTCAATGTCTACTTAAAGtagttttctttccatatttttgtgGTTTCctatttacaaaataatattatttacaaataaagaTTTATTCTGTCTTTCTAATCGATATACCTTCTTTCAAGTGTgcctttatttcctttgtttgtcGTCTTACACTTCCTAGGACCTTGAATGAAACAATGAGATTGGATATCTTTGACTTGTACCTAATCATAAAAGAAGAgattcagttttttaccattaatTATGATCTTAGGaacaggtttttttcccccacataattttatttccatcataatggtttataacttgtgtaatttcaggtgtacattattgcttatcaattcctgaatatacTTCATCATGGTCACCCcaagtagtctaatttttatccatcatcatatgtatgtgtccctttatccctttctcccaccccctaaacccgcttctcctctggtaaccactaatatgTTTTCTTTACCCAAATGTTtgttaccttccacatatgagtgaaatcatgcagtgtttgtctttctctgtctggcttacttcacttaacatcataccctcaagttatatctatgttgttgcaaatgggatgatattttctttattatgactgaatagtatatatatatatatatatatatatatatatatatatatatatatatataccacatcttttttatccattcatctgtagaagggtacttggttgcttc
This window encodes:
- the LOC106846126 gene encoding olfactory receptor 6F1-like, whose protein sequence is MDVTNKTAVTEFIFLGFSGVLSLRLTLFVMFLTVYLFSFMGNTLIIFIVLMDSTLQTPMYIFLGNLSFLEIWYTTATVPKLLATCLSQVVTISVSGCITQYYFFFSMGATECILLAVMAYDRYLAVCSPLHYSLLMSIPVCLRFSAGSWVGGFIAPLLPTILISHLNFCGPRKINHFFCDSDPIFKLSCSDTFLVEALGYTCSSIVILSSFLLTMSSYGHIVVTITRLSSRDAKKKTFSTCASHLTVVTIYYGTIIFAYVRPPAKYNFTIGKVVSVFYCVVTPLVNPLIYTLRNKDVKKAFRKVLAQRRLLWSET